Genomic segment of Motacilla alba alba isolate MOTALB_02 unplaced genomic scaffold, Motacilla_alba_V1.0_pri HiC_scaffold_34, whole genome shotgun sequence:
GAGGTTGGAGGAGACGCTGAAGCGCTTGCCGCACTCGCGGCACGCGTACGGCTTCTCGCCGGTGTGCATCCGCCGGTGGATGGTGAGGTCGGATTTCTGGATGAACCCCTTGGAGCACTCGGGGCACTTGTAGGGTTTCTCGccggtgtggatgcgccggtgctTCACCAACGCCGAGCGCTGCCCGAAGCTTTTCCCGCATTCCTGGCACTTGTACGGCTTctccggcgccgccgccgccgcttccgGTTGCCGCCCGCAATCCTGGCACAACCCCCGGCTTTTCCCGCAATCCAGGCATTTCGGCGCCGCCGAGCCGCCACCCCGCCGGCGCCGCCGGCGTGAGAGCGTTGATGCTTCAACAACGCCGCGCCTTGACCGAAACACCGCCCGCACTGCCCGCACTGGAAGAGCCTGCCGTGCCGGTGAGCCGCCAAAAAGCCGGCCAGGTGCTCCGGGCACCGGTAGGAGGCGCGTTCGGCCGCGTGGATTTTCCGGTGCCGGTCCAGGTGGGAGCTGACGCTGAAGCTCTTGCCGCACTCGCCGCAGGAGTACGGCCGCTCGCCGGTGTGGACGCGCTGGTGCCGCTCAAGGTCGGAGCGCTGGATGAAGCCCTTGCCGCAGTCGCCGCAGGCGAAGGGCCGCTCGccggtgtggatgcgccggtgctGCGTCAGGTTGGAGCCGCGGCTGAAGCTCTTGCCGCAGTCGCCGCAGCGGTGCGGCCGCTCGCCCGTGTGCGTCTTGCGGTGCTTCGCCAGCGCCGAGCGCTGCCCGAAGCTCTTCCCGCAATCCGGGCAGCGGTGCGGCGCCGATTCCGCCGCCGACGCCGCCGTTTTGGTTTTGCCGCGGGGCTGCtccggcggccccggcccgccggcGTGGGTGCGGCGGTGCCGGTCCAGGTGGGAGCTGACGCTGAAGCGTTTGCCGCAGTCGGCGCAGGCGTACGGCCGCTCGCCGGTGTGGACGCGCCGGTGCCGCTCGAGGTCGGAGCGCTGGATGAACCCCTTGCCGCAGTCGCCGCACCGGTGCGGCCTCTCCccggtgtggatgcgccggtgctGCGCCAGGTTGGAGCCGCGGCTGAAGCCTTTGCCGCAGTCGCCGCAGCGGTGTGGTTTCtccaccgccgccgccgcggcgcgTTCCGGTTggcggcagcgccggcagcACTCGGAGCGGCGCCGGAGCTTGGCCGGGCTTTTGCCGCACTCCGAGCAGCTCCCGGCGGGTTTTCGGCCCTTCGGCGTCGCCGGGAGGTCGGCATCGGTCGACGGTTGAGGCGCGGGAGGGTCTTGGGCGGCCAAAGGGGTGGGGTCGTCTTcggggccgctcccggcgcCGGCGGCTGCACCGGGATGGGAAAACGTGAATTATACGGCGAACTCTTCCATGGATTCCATGGGTTGGGTTGACCTTGACCATTGACCTTGGCCAAGGACCGGTCaaacccaaaattcccaaaaaatcccaaattttcccatgGAATTCCATGGATTGAGTTGAGTTGACCATTGACCTTGGCCATGGACCGGTcaaccccaaaatttccccaaaaatcccaaatttttccatggaattccatGGATTGGGTTGACGTTGACCACTGACCTTGGCCATGGATCCAtcaaccccaaaattcccaaaaaaccccaaattttcccaTGGAATTCCATGGATTGAGTTGAGTTGACCATTGACATTGACCAAGGACCGGtcaaccccaaaattcccaaaaaatcccgaatttttccatggaattccatGGATTGAGTTGAGTTGACCATTGACCTTGGCCAAGGACCGGtcaaccccaaaattcccaaaaaatcccgaatttttccatggaattccatGGATTGAGTTGAGTTGACCGTTGACCTTGGCCATGGATCCAtcaaccccaaaattcccaaaaaaatcctgaatttttccatggaattccatGGATTGGCTTGACCTTGACCATTGATTATTGACCATTGATCGTTGACCTTGGCCATGGATCCAtcaaccccaaaattcccaaaaaatcccgaatttttccatggaattccatGGATTGAGTTGAGTTGACCATTGATCATTGACCGTTGATCGTTGACCATGGCCATGGATCCAtcaaccccaaaattcccaaaaaaatcccgAATTTTTCCATGGATTCCATGGATTGAGTTGAGTTGACCGTTGACCTTGGCCATGGATCCGtcaaccccaaaattcccaaaaaatcccttttattttggaattttttgggaaaacccctttttattgggatttttttttttggaaaatcccatttttttgggggaaaaacacCCCAATTTCTTCGGGAATTCTTATATTTTTGGTAGaacccttttcttttccccaaaaacccccatttttcccGAATTTCTCCATCAAAAccccaattatttttttttttttgagaaaaccCCATTTTTCTCCCGAATTTCTCCATCAAAACCccattttttctgcagaaaaccccatttttttcgGAATTTCTCCGTCaaaaccccaattttttttgcataaatccccattttttgggattttttttggggaaaaaaaaatccccggTACCCACCGCCGTCCCGGGCCTCCCTCGGGCGCTTCCGGCGCTTCCcggcctggccctgctcccGCACCAGCTCCCGCAGCATCTTCTCCACACGGCTCCTCCCGGCCGCCTGCAGGATCAGCCCCAGCTGCCGCCGCAGCTCCGGCCCCGCCCCTTCCGCCGAGCCACGCCCACCCGCCGGAAGGGGCGGGGCCGGAgggggggaggggcggggctgATCCGCCTCGGATTCCGCAGCTggagaaggggggaaaatgggaaaattgggggggatgttggggttttgggggggattcCTGGAAATCCCGAAGGTTTTGGGCAAATTTTAAGGGGAATTCCCGAAAATCCCGAAGGTTTTGGGGGGAATTCCTGAAAATTCCAAAGATTTTGggcaaataaaaggaaaattctggaaaattctggaaaattccggaaaattcctgaaatttcctgaaaattctaaagattttggggggaattccTGAAATTTCCAaagatttttggggggaattccTGAAAATCCCAAAGATTTTGGGcgaataaaaggaaaattctggaaaattctggaaaattctggaaaattcctgaaaattctaaatattttggggggaattcCTGAAATTTCCAAAGATTTTCGGCAAATAAAGGGGAAATTCTGGAAAATTCCggaaaattcctgaaatttcctgaaaattctaaagattttggggggaattccTAAAATTTCCAAAGATTTTGGgcaaattaaaggaaaattcctgaaaattctggaaaattccAAAGGTTTTGGGAGGAATTCCTAAAATTTCCGAGGATTTTTggcaaataaaaggaaaattctggaaaattccAAAGATTTTGggcaaatgaaaggaaaattctggaaaattccagaaaattccaaagattttggggggaattccTGAAAATTCCAAAGATTTTGggcaaacaaaaggaaaattctggaaaattccAAAGATTTTTggcaaatgaaaggaaaattctggaaaattcctgaaaattccaAAGATTTTGGGGGCGATTCCTGAAAATTTTGggcaataaaaggaaaattcctgaaaattccGAAGGTTTTGGGGGGAATTCCTGAAATTTCCAAAGATTTTTGGGGAGAATTCCTGAAAATCCCAAAGATTTTGGGCaaataaaagggaaattctggaaaattctggaaaattccggaaaattcctgaaatttcctgaaaattctaaagattt
This window contains:
- the LOC119696646 gene encoding zinc finger protein 2 homolog, whose product is MQENYENVISLAEEIAISWPRITAFAESHRRRGLGAAAESEADQPRPSPPPAPPLPAGGRGSAEGAGPELRRQLGLILQAAGRSRVEKMLRELVREQGQAGKRRKRPREARDGAAGAGSGPEDDPTPLAAQDPPAPQPSTDADLPATPKGRKPAGSCSECGKSPAKLRRRSECCRRCRQPERAAAAAVEKPHRCGDCGKGFSRGSNLAQHRRIHTGERPHRCGDCGKGFIQRSDLERHRRVHTGERPYACADCGKRFSVSSHLDRHRRTHAGGPGPPEQPRGKTKTAASAAESAPHRCPDCGKSFGQRSALAKHRKTHTGERPHRCGDCGKSFSRGSNLTQHRRIHTGERPFACGDCGKGFIQRSDLERHQRVHTGERPYSCGECGKSFSVSSHLDRHRKIHAAERASYRCPEHLAGFLAAHRHGRLFQCGQCGRCFGQGAALLKHQRSHAGGKPYKCQECGKSFGQRSALVKHRRIHTGEKPYKCPECSKGFIQKSDLTIHRRMHTGEKPYACRECGKRFSVSSNLLTHQRTHLGEKPFQCAECGKSFIQRSELTIHRRVHTGEKPYECRECGKRFSRSSHLNRHRRTHGKAAVSASSSSSSSFSSSSSSSSFSSSSSSSAAASAGLAFPAFPGSSAVPAALELPWALALPGRAFPGFPVGN